Proteins co-encoded in one Capsicum annuum cultivar UCD-10X-F1 chromosome 9, UCD10Xv1.1, whole genome shotgun sequence genomic window:
- the LOC107843126 gene encoding ABC transporter B family member 1, whose protein sequence is MSQDSEEIKTIEQWKWSEMQGLELVVSEDNNHTNSTNSTNTPSIKANNTNSSDQFQETKKMEVKNEEAKQSSTAIVAVSFSELFRFADGLDYVLMTIGSLGAFVHGCSLPLFLRFFADLVNSFGSYANDVDKMTQQVLKYAFYFLVVGAAIWASSWAEISCWMWTGERQTTKMRIKYLEAALNQDIQYFDTEVRTSDVVSAINTDAVVVQDAISEKLGNFIHYMATFLSGFVVGFTAVWQLALVTLAVVPLIAVIGAIYTMTSAKLSSKSQEALSKAGNIVEQTVVQIRTVLAFVGESKALQAYSAALKVSQKIGYKSGFSKGFGLGATYFTVFCCYALLLWYGGYLVRNHFTNGGLAIATMFAVMIGGLALGQSAPSMTAFAKARVAAAKIFRIIDHKPSVDKNAETGLELDTVSGQLELKNVDFSYPSRPEIKILNDFNLIVPAGKTIALVGSSGSGKSTVVSLIERFYDPTSGQLLLDGNDIKTLKLKWLRQQIGLVSQEPALFATSIKENILLGRPDATQIEIEEAARVANAHSFIIKLPDGFDTQVGERGLQLSGGQKQRIAIARAMLKNPAILLLDEATSALDSESEKLVQEALDRFMIGRTTLVIAHRLSTIRKADLVAVLQQGSVSEIGSHDELMIKGENGMYAKLIKMQEAAHETALSNARKSSARPSSARNSVSSPIITRNSSYGRSPYSRRLSDFSTSDFSLSLDAAYSNYRHEKLAFKDQASSFARLAKMNSPEWSYALIGSIGSVICGSLSAFFAYVLSAVLSVYYNPDHAYMSKQIAKYCYLLIGVSSAALIFNTLQHYYWDVVGENLTKRVREKMLAAVLKMEMAWFDQEENDSSRIAARLSLDANNVRSAIGDRISVIMQNSALMLVACTAGFVLQWRLALVLIGVFPVVVAATVLQKMFMKGFSGDLEAAHAKATQLAGEAVANVRTVAAFNSETKIVNLFDSSLQTPLRRCFWKGQIAGSGYGIAQFLLYASYALGLWYASWLVKHGISDFSKTIRVFMVLMVSANGAAETLTLAPDFIKGGRAMRSVFELLDRKTEVEPDDPDATAAPDRLRGEVEFKHVDFSYPTRPDVSIFRDLNLRARAGKTLALVGPSGCGKSSVIALIERFYEPSSGRVIIDGKDIRKYNLKSLRRHIAVVPQEPCLFATTIYENIAYGHESATEAEITEAATLANAHKFISALPDGYKTFVGERGVQLSGGQKQRIAIARAFLRKAELMLLDEATSALDAESERCVQEALDRACAGKTTIVVAHRLSTIRNAHVIAVIDDGKVAEQGSHSHLLKNHSDGIYARMIQLQRFTHGEAVNMATGSTSSARTKEDQD, encoded by the exons ATGTCACAAGATTCTGAGGAGATAAAGACCATTGAACAGTGGAAATGGTCTGAAATGCAAGGCCTTGAACTTGTTGTCTCTGAAGACAACAATCACACAAACAGCACCAACAGCACTAACACTCCCTCTATTAAAGCCAACAACACTAATAGTAGTGATCAAtttcaagaaacaaaaaaaatggagGTGAAAAATGAAGAGGCAAAGCAAAGTAGTACAGCAATAGTAGCAGTTAGTTTTAGTGAACTATTCAGGTTTGCTGATGGTTTGGATTATGTACTAATGACAATTGGTTCACTTGGTGCTTTTGTACATGGTTGTTCACTGCCTTTGTTCCTTAGATTCTTTGCTGATCTTGTTAATTCTTTTGGCTCTTATGCTAATGATGTTGATAAGATGACTCAACAAGTCTTAAAG TATGCATTTTACTTTCTTGTTGTTGGTGCTGCAATATGGGCATCTTCATGGGCAg AGATATCATGCTGGATGTGGACTGGTGaaagacaaacaacaaaaatgagGATCAAATACTTAGAGGCTGCTTTAAACCAAGATATTCAATATTTTGATACAGAAGTTAGAACTTCTGATGTTGTTTCTGCAATTAACACTGATGCTGTAGTGGTCCAAGATGCCATTAGTGAAAAG TTGGGTAATTTCATTCATTATATGGCTACATTTTTGTCTGGATTTGTGGTGGGATTTACAGCAGTATGGCAACTAGCACTAGTTACTCTTGCTGTAGTTCCACTTATTGCTGTAATTGGTGCAATCTACACTATGACATCAGCCAAATTGTCGAGTAAAAGTCAAGAAGCACTGTCAAAGGCAGGGAACATTGTTGAACAG ACAGTAGTTCAAATTCGGACGGTATTGGCGTTTGTTGGTGAGTCGAAAGCATTGCAAGCATATTCTGCAGCACTTAAAGTTTCTCAGAAGATCGGATATAAGAGTGGATTTTCGAAAGGATTTGGACTTGGAGCGACGTATTTTACTGTATTCTGTTGTTATGCTCTTCTTTTATGGTATGGTGGCTATTTAGTTAGGAATCATTTCACTAATGGAGGACTTGCCATAGCGACGATGTTTGCAGTCATGATAGGTGGACT GGCTTTGGGACAATCTGCTCCTAGCATGACTGCATTTGCAAAGGCCAGAGTTGCAGCTGCCAAGATTTTCCGTATCATCGATCATAAACCAAGCGTCGACAAAAATGCTGAGACGGGTTTGGAGTTAGACACTGTTAGTGGCCAACTAGAGCTTAAAAATGTCGATTTCTCCTATCCTTCAAGGCCAGAAATCAAGATTCTCAACGATTTCAACCTCATTGTTCCTGCTGGAAAGACCATCGCTTTAGTCGGAAGCAGTGGTTCCGGCAAAAGTACCGTGGTCTCTCTCATCGAAAGATTTTATGATCCCACCTCAG GACAACTTCTGCTTGACGGGAACGACATAAAGACATTGAAATTGAAATGGTTGAGGCAGCAAATTGGTCTTGTGAGCCAAGAACCAGCACTTTTCGCCACGAGCATCAAAGAAAACATACTATTAGGAAGGCCTGATGCAACACAAATTGAGATTGAAGAAGCTGCTAGAGTTGCCAATGCTCATTCATTCATAATCAAACTTCCTGATGGCTTTGATACTCAG GTAGGGGAGAGAGGATTACAATTATCGGGTGGACAGAAGCAGCGGATTGCAATAGCGAGAGCCATGCTTAAGAATCCAGCGATCCTTCTCTTAGACGAGGCAACTAGTGCTTTAGATTCTGAATCGGAAAAGCTAGTGCAAGAGGCTCTAGACAGGTTCATGATTGGACGAACGACTCTTGTGATTGCTCATCGTCTGTCCACTATCCGGAAGGCTGACCTGGTGGCGGTGCTACAGCAAGGGAGTGTCTCGGAAATCGGAAGCCATGATGAGCTTATGATTAAAGGAGAGAATGGTATGTATGCCAAGCTCATCAAAATGCAAGAAGCAGCTCATGAAACGGCTCTTAGTAATGCCAGAAAGAGCAGTGCGAG GCCCTCGAGTGCAAGGAACTCTGTGAGCTCGCCAATCATCACTAGAAACTCTTCCTACGGTCGATCACCATACTCTCGCCGGTTGTCTGACTTTTCTACCTCGGACTTCAGCCTCTCCCTTGATGCTGCATACTCTAATTACCGACATGAAAAGCTTGCATTCAAGGACCAAGCTAGTTCGTTTGCCCGGCTTGCAAAAATGAACTCTCCTGAATGGTCTTACGCTTTAATTGGTTCTATTGGTTCTGTCATCTGCGGTTCTCTTAGTGCTTTCTTTGCATATGTCCTGAGTGCTGTTCTTAGCGTGTACTACAATCCGGACCATGCTTACATGAGCAAACAGATTGCGAAATACTGTTATCTTTTGATTGGAGTTTCATCAGCTGCACTCATTTTCAATACTCTACAGCATTACTACTGGGATGTAGTTGGGGAGAATTTGACAAAACGGGTGAGAGAGAAAATGCTGGCAGCCGTGCTTAAAATGGAAATGGCGTGGTTCGATCAGGAAGAGAACGATAGTTCAAGGATTGCAGCAAGGCTCTCTCTGGATGCCAACAATGTTCGGTCAGCCATTGGGGATAGAATCTCTGTCATTATGCAGAACTCAGCTCTCATGCTAGTCGCGTGCACTGCAGGATTCGTATTACAGTGGCGTCTGGCCCTCGTCCTCATTGGTGTCTTCCCCGTGGTTGTGGCAGCAACAGTTTTACAG AAAATGTTCATGAAGGGATTCTCAGGAGACTTAGAAGCTGCTCATGCCAAAGCAACACAACTTGCTGGAGAAGCTGTAGCTAATGTAAGAACAGTTGCTGCATTTAATTCGGAGACGAAAATAGTAAACCTATTCGACTCCAGCCTCCAGACTCCACTTAGGCGTTGCTTCTGGAAGGGACAGATTGCGGGAAGTGGTTATGGGATTGCTCAATTCTTGCTTTATGCTTCCTATGCGCTTGGCCTTTGGTATGCCTCGTGGCTTGTCAAGCACGGAATCTCTGACTTCTCGAAGACAATCCGTGTTTTCATGGTCCTCATGGTTTCGGCTAATGGTGCAGCTGAAACATTGACCTTAGCCCCTGACTTCATCAAGGGTGGCCGAGCAATGCGTTCAGTTTTTGAACTCCTTGACCGTAAAACAGAAGTTGAGCCGGATGATCCAGATGCCACGGCTGCCCCTGATCGTCTTCGTGGTGAAGTGGAGTTTAAACATGTAGACTTCTCATATCCCACTAGGCCCGATGTGTCAATATTCCGTGATCTAAATCTTCGTGCTCGAGCTGGAAAGACTCTTGCTCTAGTTGGACCGAGTGGATGTGGAAAGAGCTCAGTCATTGCACTTATAGAGCGGTTTTACGAGCCATCATCCGGACGTGTCATCATCGACGGCAAGGATATTCGGAAGTACAACCTTAAATCTTTGAGAAGACACATCGCCGTGGTGCCACAAGAGCCTTGCCTCTTCGCTACAACCATCTATGAAAACATCGCGTATGGACATGAGTCAGCAACCGAAGCTGAGATAACCGAAGCAGCAACCTTGGCGAACGCCCACAAGTTCATATCTGCATTGCCTGACGGATACAAAACATTCGTTGGAGAAAGGGGAGTCCAATTGTCCGGTGGACAAAAGCAAAGAATCGCCATTGCTCGTGCTTTCCTCAGGAAAGCAGAGCTAATGCTGCTGGACGAAGCAACAAGTGCACTCGATGCAGAGTCTGAAAGATGTGTACAAGAAGCATTGGATCGCGCTTGTGCTGGTAAGACCACCATTGTCGTCGCACATAGGCTATCTACAATCAGAAATGCACATGTGATCGCGGTCATTGACGATGGGAAAGTAGCAGAACAAGGTTCTCATTCTCATCTCTTGAAAAACCACTCAGACGGGATATATGCGCGTATGATACAACTACAAAGATTTACACATGGAGAAGCTGTGAATATGGCGACAGGATCAACGTCTTCTGCGCGTACCAAGGAAGATCAAGATTGA
- the LOC124887383 gene encoding uncharacterized protein LOC124887383 — MMKKFILYFNSSQILMLSNMFQHVEQNKKLVDESVGEAQLSDSQFTFSNEVFRSINLDFIQQNLRVQDDPKNTEAAAEIVENTSMDDCEKLKLNEQINLEVHTHEAVSGERKAQPDLRDSQLTIPDELLPSLNKYANLERSIIVHPSANEEQTFVNVPRIKRPSKFKESPFTTKFGSAEDTKVTNKFLTWLSVDLLKYHAKKSNKKKHYLKNKFRIPVMNFGILLVEDKNWFYVMDTPGQSWSDEQIDVCLYYLRKKFKCIYVYNSMSSVGHDSIVLAEVEKLAEVIPLCLLTCKFYEKKGIGIDNQPNYKLNDKNDLFDVYIMNLPQQPSGSL; from the exons atgatgaagaaatttatattgtattttaattcCTCACAAATATTGATGTTATCTAATATGTTTCAACATGTTGAACAGAACAAAAAACTTGTTGATGAAAGTGTTGGTGAAGCACAATTATCAGATTCACaattcacattttcaaatgaGGTGTTTAGAAGTATCAATCTTGATTTCATACAACAAAATTTGAGAGTTCAAGATGATCCAAAG AATACAGAAGCTGCTGCAGAAATAGTTGAAAATACATCAATGGATGATTGtgagaaattaaaattgaatgaaCAAATTAATTTAGAAGTGCACACTCATGAAGCAGTATCCGGAGAAAGGAAGGCTCAACCAGATTTACGTGATTCCCAACTAACAATTCCTGATGAGTTGCTACCCAGCCTTAATAAATATGCGAATCTGGAAAGAAGCATAATTGTACATCCATCTGCAAATGAAGAACAAACTTTTGTGAATGTTCCAAGAATTAAGAGACCATCTAAATTCAAAGAGTCACCATTCACTACGAAATTTGGTTCAGCAGAAG ACACTAAGGTCACCAATAAGTTCTTGACGTGGCTTTCAGTGGACCTTCTCAAATATCATGCGAAGAA AAGCAACAAAAAGAAACATTATCTGAAAAACAAGTTCAGGATACCAGTTATGAATTTTGGCATTCTATTAGTTGAAGACAAGAATTGGTTCTACGTTATGGATACTCCTGGACAGTCATGGTCTGATGAG CAAATTGATGTTTGCCTTTACTATTTGAGaaagaaattcaa atgcatatatgtatataattcaATGTCATCTGTTGGTCATGATTCTATTGTGCTTGCTGAAGTTGAGAAGTTGGCTGAGGTTATACCTTTATGCCTTTTGACATGCAAATTCTATGAGAAGAAGGGTATTGGTATTGACAATCAACCAAATtacaaattaaatgataaaaatgatcTTTTTGATGTTTACATTATGAATTTGCCTCAACAACCAAGTGGCAGCTTGTAA
- the LOC124886987 gene encoding uncharacterized protein LOC124886987 produces the protein MTKHANCSSSVRDIRSMNFDEIPSFSFGLTQDENINLVSSNIQSKGGVILQELRSKQRNDLQNSVERMKWKSVRESLSPKSTKKQKSMKKRKSDEKSQSKKNGSPVLLVINLHLKKRKLRRCCAIKYTWQEYCSNLHHISVVIQSMTLKIVLSQC, from the exons ATGACAAAACATGCAAATTGTTCTAGTTCAGTTAGAGATATACGAtctatgaattttgatgaaataccaTCTTTTAGCTTTGGTTTAACCCAAGATGAAAATATCAACTTGGTTTCTTCTAATATTCAGTCAAAGGGAGGTGTTATCTTACAAGAATTGAGATCGAAGCAGCGAAACGATCTGCAAAATTCTGTTGAAAGAATGAAATGGAAATCAGTGAGGGAATCTTTATCCcccaaatcaacaaaaaaacaaaaatcgaTGAAAAAGAGGAAGTCAGATGAAAAATCTCAATCGAAAAAAAATGGAAGTCCAGTTCTTTTGGTTATAAATCTTCATCTAAAGAAGAGAAAGTTGAGGAG GTGTTGCGCGATCAAATATACATGGCAAGAGTATTGCTCAAATTTGCACCACATATCGGTTGTTATACAATCAATGACATTGAAGATCGTATTAAGTCAATGTTAA